A single genomic interval of Ruminococcus sp. NK3A76 harbors:
- a CDS encoding helix-turn-helix domain-containing protein codes for MNLTKKQQIISQIVLLLERLIESQSPEPAPQQYQSETQHLEMLTVKECAALVTGLSEHTVRQLVAQGKIAYVRAGSGVRGKILVSKASLLNYLGVTD; via the coding sequence TTGAATTTAACTAAAAAACAACAGATCATTTCACAGATAGTCCTGCTATTGGAGCGGCTTATCGAATCGCAGTCACCCGAGCCTGCGCCGCAGCAATATCAGAGCGAAACTCAGCATCTTGAAATGCTCACAGTCAAGGAGTGTGCCGCGCTTGTAACCGGCTTATCCGAGCACACAGTCCGACAGCTTGTTGCACAAGGAAAGATTGCCTATGTCCGTGCAGGCAGCGGTGTGAGGGGCAAGATATTGGTGAGCAAAGCGTCGCTGCTAAATTATCTTGGAGTAACAGATTGA
- a CDS encoding PHP domain-containing protein, whose translation MIDRRHIELNVHSNGALYETVITPEDIVAFAVRNGSNAVAITDLNSVSSAAKMARVIEKNDLNIKPIYGVRLHCLNVSGEVFYVTLLAKNKTGLKNMYRIISLAYCNVLNTDVWPCADWQYVLQNREGILIGRECTWEFINNNCNSDKAVLKEKLNKLYENIDYAEITPLCQSSLSISENDMLKCTAHIVIDLLQQIGKTPVAVSSAACITEEDKLCWNILHQDDKDKPYKPGCMKTTEDMLEEYSFLGELAERIVIDNTIFIADSIETFELTSIPEESRITFPNAENEVKERCLKAAKDKYGEPLPDIIKARLADEFRKIEASNSWAYFLLTSKLTGKCAELGGLHICRGTANSSFAAYLLGITDTNPLPPHYWCPKCKRVEFVDERKYPTGFDLVGYGTVKKLCPECSIAFRGEGINSPCEFFMGYNGERETHFELSVSEDSYKGMVEYIDDLFGKDKVFYRAPDSTIGEKDSSIMIEKYCNKDKAMLSYEKIECVTERLRFVNSSYGTGPKSLFIVPDSFDIYDFTPVGYSTVEDANKGKKLVVLMENGLLVYGHNNKVLHIFKSRLLSMLKQLEKYTGIPSDRIDIGSVDIKSFFENDSLGGFYFNTPFIKEVIAAVKPADFNDLVKIAGFVHGTQTWENNAEQLIRQGHTAKELISSREDIMLTLMKYGIDYETSFAFSEYVKFGKASRKGFSDEQLEIMRKNSVPEWYIESMKKILHIWSKSYCAAITKHILQCVWYKINYPTEFYAADKEAYR comes from the coding sequence ATGATCGACAGAAGACACATTGAACTGAATGTACATTCAAACGGAGCGTTATATGAGACGGTAATAACTCCGGAGGATATCGTTGCTTTTGCAGTGAGAAACGGCTCGAATGCGGTAGCTATAACAGATTTGAACTCTGTCAGTTCTGCGGCGAAGATGGCAAGGGTCATTGAGAAAAATGATCTGAACATAAAACCGATCTACGGAGTGCGTCTGCATTGTTTGAATGTTTCGGGAGAGGTTTTTTATGTCACCCTGCTTGCTAAGAATAAGACAGGGCTAAAGAATATGTATCGCATTATTTCATTAGCTTACTGTAATGTGCTGAATACAGACGTCTGGCCCTGCGCCGACTGGCAGTATGTACTGCAAAACAGAGAAGGTATCCTTATCGGGAGAGAATGCACTTGGGAGTTTATAAACAATAATTGTAATTCAGACAAAGCTGTGCTGAAAGAAAAACTGAATAAACTATATGAAAACATAGATTATGCCGAGATCACACCGCTCTGTCAAAGCAGCTTGTCAATATCAGAAAATGATATGTTAAAGTGTACTGCACATATTGTTATCGATTTGCTGCAGCAAATAGGGAAAACTCCTGTGGCAGTTAGCAGCGCTGCTTGTATCACCGAGGAGGACAAGCTTTGCTGGAATATACTGCATCAGGACGATAAAGACAAGCCTTACAAACCGGGCTGTATGAAAACTACCGAGGATATGCTTGAGGAGTATTCTTTTTTAGGTGAGCTTGCAGAAAGGATAGTCATTGATAATACTATTTTTATAGCCGACAGTATAGAAACCTTTGAGCTTACATCTATTCCCGAGGAAAGCAGGATCACATTTCCCAATGCGGAGAATGAGGTCAAAGAACGCTGCTTAAAAGCGGCAAAGGATAAATACGGCGAGCCTCTGCCGGATATCATTAAAGCAAGATTAGCTGATGAATTCAGAAAGATCGAAGCATCAAACAGCTGGGCATATTTTCTCCTGACTTCAAAACTGACGGGTAAATGCGCCGAGCTTGGCGGACTGCACATATGCAGAGGAACGGCAAACAGTTCATTCGCTGCTTATCTTCTTGGGATAACGGATACAAACCCGCTTCCACCACACTATTGGTGTCCGAAATGCAAAAGAGTTGAATTTGTCGATGAACGGAAATATCCTACCGGCTTTGACCTTGTGGGGTACGGTACCGTAAAAAAGCTATGCCCTGAATGCAGCATAGCATTCAGGGGCGAAGGAATCAATTCTCCCTGCGAGTTTTTTATGGGCTATAACGGAGAAAGAGAAACACATTTTGAATTGTCGGTATCCGAGGATAGCTATAAGGGTATGGTCGAATATATAGATGACCTGTTCGGAAAAGACAAAGTCTTTTACAGAGCTCCCGACAGCACGATCGGTGAAAAAGACAGCAGTATAATGATAGAAAAGTACTGTAATAAAGATAAAGCTATGTTGAGTTACGAAAAGATAGAGTGTGTGACGGAAAGGTTGCGCTTTGTAAATAGTTCGTATGGTACAGGACCGAAATCGCTGTTCATAGTGCCGGATAGTTTTGATATATATGACTTTACCCCGGTCGGATATTCGACAGTTGAAGATGCGAATAAAGGCAAAAAGCTCGTCGTTCTTATGGAAAATGGTTTACTGGTTTACGGGCACAATAATAAAGTGTTGCATATTTTCAAGAGTAGGCTGCTGTCAATGCTGAAACAGCTTGAAAAGTACACAGGTATTCCGTCCGACAGAATTGATATCGGAAGTGTTGATATCAAATCATTCTTTGAAAATGACAGTCTGGGTGGGTTTTATTTCAATACCCCATTTATAAAAGAAGTAATTGCAGCAGTAAAGCCGGCAGATTTTAATGATCTTGTAAAGATCGCAGGTTTTGTTCACGGAACGCAGACCTGGGAAAACAATGCAGAACAGCTTATCAGGCAGGGGCATACAGCAAAAGAGCTTATTTCATCTCGTGAGGATATTATGCTCACACTTATGAAATACGGGATAGACTATGAAACATCGTTTGCATTCTCTGAATACGTCAAGTTCGGCAAGGCGAGCCGTAAAGGATTCAGCGATGAACAGCTTGAGATCATGAGGAAAAATAGTGTTCCCGAATGGTATATAGAATCAATGAAAAAGATATTACACATCTGGTCAAAATCGTATTGTGCCGCTATAACGAAGCATATACTTCAATGCGTTTGGTACAAGATAAACTACCCGACGGAATTCTATGCGGCTGATAAGGAGGCTTACCGATGA
- a CDS encoding IS110 family transposase: MNAVGIDVSKGRSTVSIIRQFGEVVRAPFDVSHTAEDLKELAALIKSLPGETKVLMESTGNFYEPVARTLSAEGIFVCVVNAWLIKQYNVNHMRRAKTDNKDSMKLAAFCIDCWLELVEYRPEEDIRRDLKLLNRQYQLNIKAQTQVRLHLISQLELTFPGIRGQFTSPIRNTDGHEKWVDFVSAFPHRDRVAKLSLSVFKTKYRSFCKKKGYQYTESKAVQIHTFSRSVVCSLNLDDTVGFVIGNLTSQLIMLMENSFEIRRRMTELAVQLPEYDTVLGLFGVGKTTAPQLIAEIGDPRRFHSAKAITAYAWLDTEPDDSGQIVNKGERHITKRGPAFLRKTLFMVMTTYLEMKPQEEPVYQFLDKKRSEGKMYYVYMIAAANKFLRIYYARVRDALKEQ, translated from the coding sequence ATGAATGCAGTTGGTATTGATGTGTCTAAGGGAAGAAGTACCGTGTCGATCATTCGTCAGTTTGGTGAGGTCGTTCGTGCGCCTTTTGATGTATCTCATACCGCCGAGGATCTGAAAGAGCTGGCTGCGCTTATCAAGTCGCTGCCGGGCGAAACCAAGGTCTTGATGGAATCAACGGGCAATTTCTATGAGCCTGTTGCAAGGACTTTAAGTGCTGAGGGTATCTTTGTTTGTGTTGTGAACGCCTGGCTTATCAAGCAGTACAACGTCAATCATATGCGCCGGGCAAAGACTGACAATAAGGACTCTATGAAACTGGCAGCGTTCTGCATCGACTGTTGGCTGGAGCTCGTTGAATACCGCCCCGAGGAAGATATACGACGCGATCTGAAGCTGCTGAATCGTCAGTATCAGCTGAATATCAAGGCTCAGACGCAGGTGCGCTTGCACCTTATTTCTCAGCTGGAACTCACATTCCCGGGTATCAGGGGGCAGTTCACTTCTCCAATACGCAATACAGACGGGCACGAGAAATGGGTTGACTTTGTGTCGGCGTTTCCTCACCGAGATCGTGTTGCAAAGCTGTCATTATCTGTTTTCAAAACAAAATACCGCAGCTTCTGTAAGAAAAAGGGCTATCAGTACACCGAATCCAAAGCTGTGCAGATACATACTTTTTCAAGGAGTGTTGTTTGCTCTCTGAACCTTGATGATACAGTCGGATTCGTTATCGGAAACCTAACTTCACAGCTGATCATGTTAATGGAAAACAGCTTTGAGATACGCCGCAGGATGACTGAGCTTGCAGTACAATTGCCCGAATATGATACCGTTCTCGGTCTGTTCGGAGTCGGCAAAACGACTGCACCTCAGCTCATTGCGGAAATAGGTGACCCCCGCCGCTTTCACAGTGCGAAGGCTATCACTGCATATGCTTGGTTAGACACCGAGCCCGATGATTCGGGTCAGATAGTGAACAAGGGTGAGAGGCATATCACTAAGCGTGGACCTGCCTTTCTTCGCAAGACCCTGTTCATGGTGATGACTACATATCTCGAAATGAAGCCGCAGGAAGAGCCTGTGTATCAGTTCCTTGACAAGAAACGCTCCGAGGGGAAGATGTATTACGTTTACATGATCGCTGCTGCTAATAAGTTCCTGCGGATATACTATGCCCGAGTACGCGATGCGCTGAAGGAACAATAA
- a CDS encoding VWA-like domain-containing protein → MLAQIILKRLRSPVLDWKTILYEFIQQQITDYSFLPPDRRFSDSDLFLPDFNLPEDSVKNILFMIDTSGSMSCEQITNVYSEVKGSVDQYDGNLKGWLGFFDAQVVAPIPFEDADELLSIKPAGGGGTSFHAVFEYVRDNMQNDLPACIIIMSDGIAEYPDESAALGIPVLWIIVNESSQPPWGKVIHLPA, encoded by the coding sequence ATGCTTGCTCAGATAATACTCAAGCGGCTGCGCAGTCCTGTACTTGACTGGAAGACGATACTGTATGAGTTTATACAGCAGCAGATCACCGACTATTCCTTTTTGCCGCCTGACAGAAGGTTTTCCGACAGCGACCTCTTTCTTCCTGATTTTAACCTTCCCGAAGATTCGGTGAAAAACATACTTTTTATGATAGACACATCAGGCTCGATGAGCTGTGAGCAGATCACAAATGTTTATTCCGAGGTAAAGGGCAGTGTGGACCAGTATGACGGGAACCTCAAAGGCTGGCTCGGGTTCTTTGATGCACAAGTCGTTGCGCCGATACCTTTTGAAGATGCAGATGAGCTTCTTTCGATAAAACCTGCAGGCGGAGGAGGCACTTCATTCCATGCCGTTTTTGAATACGTCAGGGATAATATGCAAAACGATCTGCCTGCCTGTATCATAATAATGTCCGACGGCATAGCTGAATACCCTGATGAGTCCGCTGCACTCGGTATCCCTGTGCTATGGATCATAGTTAATGAATCGTCACAACCGCCTTGGGGAAAAGTGATACACCTTCCTGCATGA
- a CDS encoding tyrosine-type recombinase/integrase gives MANVTKRGNSYRIKVSCGYDVHGKQVIQSKSWKPDEGMSARQIEKELQRQIVLFEEECLQGNVIATIKFEEFAKQWFKEYADKKLKAQTIRGYHYLEPRIYKALGHLRLDKITPRHVQKFVNELCEMKCGNNSEKKLSSKTVKLHLSLVSTIFDYAIKMQMIKDNPCKNITLPSPDRKERKIYTVEEIKQILELFDSEPIGNFKYVVFFTLALYTGLRRGELLGLEWKDFDWNKGIMTVSRNSLWTKEKGMYTDTPKTESSIRSLKLQPELIDILMRYKDWQNSYIIDLGDKWQVTDRLFTTWNGSPMHVTSPADYLKEFCRRNNIRYCSPHSWRHLNATLMIESGIDVKTVQACLGHSEPTTTMTCYLHSFQSAQAAAMDAVANAIRIKTKKDTAQKDTAS, from the coding sequence ATGGCAAACGTGACAAAACGAGGAAACTCTTACAGAATTAAGGTATCGTGCGGATATGACGTACACGGAAAGCAGGTAATACAATCAAAATCATGGAAACCGGATGAGGGAATGAGCGCAAGGCAGATCGAAAAAGAATTACAAAGACAGATCGTGCTTTTTGAAGAGGAATGTCTGCAAGGGAATGTCATAGCGACTATTAAGTTTGAAGAATTTGCAAAGCAATGGTTTAAAGAATATGCTGATAAAAAACTTAAAGCGCAGACGATAAGGGGCTATCACTATTTAGAACCCCGCATATACAAAGCACTCGGGCATTTAAGGCTTGACAAGATAACGCCACGTCATGTTCAGAAATTTGTTAATGAGCTTTGTGAAATGAAGTGCGGCAATAATTCCGAAAAGAAATTATCCTCCAAAACTGTAAAACTGCACCTATCGCTTGTATCGACGATTTTTGACTATGCGATAAAAATGCAGATGATAAAGGATAATCCATGTAAAAATATTACACTCCCCTCTCCCGACAGAAAAGAACGTAAAATATACACAGTCGAAGAAATAAAGCAGATACTTGAGCTTTTTGATTCTGAGCCTATAGGCAATTTTAAATATGTAGTGTTTTTTACTCTTGCGCTTTACACAGGTCTTAGGCGTGGTGAGCTTTTAGGACTTGAATGGAAGGATTTTGATTGGAACAAAGGAATAATGACTGTCAGCCGAAACTCACTTTGGACAAAAGAAAAGGGTATGTACACAGACACACCCAAAACCGAATCAAGCATCAGGAGCTTAAAGCTTCAGCCCGAATTGATCGATATATTAATGCGCTACAAAGATTGGCAGAACAGCTACATAATTGATTTAGGTGACAAATGGCAGGTCACAGACAGGCTCTTCACCACCTGGAACGGATCACCTATGCACGTTACCTCCCCTGCCGATTATCTCAAAGAGTTTTGCAGGAGAAATAATATACGTTACTGTTCACCGCATTCATGGCGGCACTTAAACGCCACGCTTATGATCGAAAGCGGTATCGATGTAAAAACTGTTCAGGCGTGTTTAGGGCATTCCGAGCCTACAACAACAATGACCTGTTATTTACATTCATTTCAGTCAGCACAGGCAGCAGCAATGGACGCCGTTGCAAATGCTATCAGGATCAAAACAAAAAAAGATACAGCACAGAAAGATACAGCAAGCTGA
- a CDS encoding SLOG family protein, with the protein MSDNSKCRILIYGGKKDLGKAVYDGFITQTLASLGVDDCEIVSGGCRGADLAGERYAKKHGFSIAQFLPEWQRFGKAAGIKRNADMINYILKSEHRAVIAFWNGESRGTGFTIRLAEKKGIKVFVYSYTKNNGR; encoded by the coding sequence ATGAGTGATAATAGCAAATGCCGCATACTTATCTACGGCGGCAAGAAAGACCTTGGTAAGGCGGTGTATGACGGCTTTATAACGCAGACGCTTGCCTCGCTTGGTGTTGATGACTGCGAGATAGTGAGCGGCGGCTGCAGGGGTGCTGACCTTGCAGGCGAGCGCTACGCAAAAAAGCACGGCTTCAGCATAGCGCAGTTTCTCCCCGAGTGGCAAAGGTTTGGCAAGGCCGCAGGGATAAAGCGCAATGCCGATATGATAAACTACATTCTCAAAAGCGAACACCGTGCCGTTATCGCATTCTGGAACGGCGAGAGCAGGGGCACGGGCTTTACGATAAGGCTTGCAGAGAAAAAGGGGATAAAGGTGTTTGTTTACAGCTACACAAAAAACAACGGGCGCTGA